Within the Scyliorhinus canicula chromosome 18, sScyCan1.1, whole genome shotgun sequence genome, the region catatatTTTTTGTCTATTTATACTTTTTAATACGttttcccatcaccattttgcacCCCGTGTTGGTGCCACCACTCGTCTTCAGTGGTCTGAACGCCATACCCTGGCACCAAGGGTTGGCTTGTTGTCACCAGCTTATAGCTGGGCTATATGGATAGAATCCATCTCACCCATCTGTAACTGGAAGTGTCAAGGATGTTGAGAGTCTGGATACCTTCTGGGTGAAGGGTTTGAATCTTTGAATATTGAGGAAATTGAAAGGGCTGTTGTTCAATTCGGGCCAGTTCCCCCTTGCACAAAGATAAAATGTTTCAGCTCAGAGCCGTCCGTCAATTCTGTGATCTCCAATCCAAGGTGTTCATATTTCAGCCTCTTTTCTTCCCACGCCTTTTCAAGAGCCATCTTGTTGTCCTTGTAAGGTACTGTGACATCTACCACTGCAACTTTCTGATCTTTCCTGAATATGATATCAGGTTTCCAATGTGAGCCATCCTTGGCCACCAGTCTGGGCTCCTGGTATGATGTTTCAgatataatagtaatctttattgtcacaagtaggcttacattaacactgcaatgaagttacagtgaaaatcccctagtcgccacattccagcacctgtttgggtacactgatggagaattcagaatgtccaattcacccaacaacatgtctttcaagacttgtgggaggaactggagcacccggaggaaacccacgcagacacctgagaatgtgcagactccgcatagtgacccaagccaggaatcgaacctgggaccctggcactgtgaagcaacagggctaaccactgtgctaccgtgcgtctAGCCATACTTGGCAACATACATGCGAAGTTGTTCCAGAATCTTGTTATGGTGTTTTATTCTTGCATCCTTGACAAACAGGCACCAACAAGAAATGCGTGCAAGGGTCTCTTTGGGAGCCTCGCATCTCCTACAATTTTTGAGTGTTTGCGATAGGTTTGTCCACGTAGGATAAAGGTTTGAAAGGAGCAATAAGTTATTAATAAGCCGGTATGACTTTATTTAATAATAGGATTTTATCCATGTGCTGGATATCGTTTTTGTAGTATGAAATGCCGGCACCCTAGTTTTCGCCACTTTTCAAACTCCCACTCCCTCCATGCAGCATACCTGTTACCAGCTTATCTCTGGGCTGGGATTGGTCCCTCCACATGGGTAATGCTGCCTCTACGAGGTTTCTGGGATCCACTCCGTCCGGGTTGCAATCTGACATATTGGGAAGGAAATCCTCGATTTCCTTTAGGACACTAAGCTCGCGCAGTCCTCCAAAGATGTCAGCATTGCTTTTGTCCTGGTACTGGACGCCCTTATGACCGCATCGGTGGATTTTTCAATGCTTCAGGCTTGCGTGTGATCGcgggtggaatttgcacatctAGTTTTGGCCGATCTGCATCTTGGGGAAAAACCAAGATGGAGTGGGAGAGCTAGGAGGTCCTGGCACATTGAGCATTACTGAGGGCACCGGCGTAGggaggagggttagagggtgtggggactgggtggtgttgcaggccgggggggggtgttgggtggcgGCACTCTCGGGAATAGGGTATTatgcagcacattaaacaactcttttcacaaacattatgatgcctctCTCACCTTCATCTGCATTGTGGActgacccccggaccctttgcctgtctctccaggcaaCACTCCATTGCTCTTACCCACCCTTCGGCCGTGGTCGTGTCCCAGGAGTTGTATCCCATCCCctaggtgttcagatgttggctgctgcatgtgtggtgttgactcCCACACAGTATCCAGACATCAAGCTttaattggaatgctaggcaatgattcccacatgaTACATGGCCCGCCTATCCATGGGAACCCACGTGGCATGTaccaagtgctcacttaatcacgatttccaattccctattaacgattgccttcagccgcgcagccagaggcctcagcggtCGGTGcgggttatgggtgatcagtgggcagatgggcagggacagggaTTGCCCCTTGAATGGCGTTGGCGTCCGGGGTTGGTATGGTGATGGCGAGAATGATTGACCCCCCCAGTTAACCCCCTatgcctctccccaccctcccttggTGACCCACCCCTGtacagggtcccccaccccccgctgagcACGTGGGTGGCAAGGCCAGCAGCCCCCGTCTCTTTACCTgtaagcaaagatggctactcgccCCTTAggctccccacagaaacccttccgtcaggttcacgtttttaaaaaggagtactaattggcgtcagcgtgagcacttgctggggtggCCAGTAAATAACGGGAGGCTGTTAGGCTGTTGGATGACTAGCGgatctcgttaattgtatggaaaaggGGCTTAAATTGGTTTCACGCCACGATACGGCGATATTCCAAATTCGCCtttgggagcgggctggttgcattgcaaactgtttggcgcctggcgcggttcccaTTTTTGACCGCTCCAGCTAGTCACCAGCCTCGTTATCCTTGAGTGCGAGTGTAACGAGTCTGGAAGATCGCGTCCTCAAGTTCACATTCAGAATGATTGAGATTCAAGGTCATTTTATTCTGATTCACAtttagattgattcagattcagattcagattgattcagattgaCTTTCAGGTTCACATTCAGAATAATACTGATTAACTATGAAATTGATTCAAATTCAAGTTTGGATTGAAAAACATTCatattcagattgattcagattcacattcaggtTTATTCAGATTCAtattcagattgattcaggtTCACTTGCGGATTGATTCAGATTAACAGTCACATTGATTaaattcacattcagattgattcagaatCACATTCATTCAGACGGCAGATTCACAATCAGAAAGATACTGATTCATATTCAGATTGATTCTGATTGACATTCGGAATGATTCCGATTCGCATTAGCTTGATTCAGATAAACGTTCACATTGATTGACATTCACAGTCAGAATGACACTGATTCAAGTTCAGAGTTATtcagattggcaataaatgctgtcttagccagcaacacccacatcctgtaaaattaatttaatttcttTTAAGATTTCCTTCTCCCATGTTTGCATCTAATCATGCTCTGCTGGTCCAATGTCCCATGTTTCATTATTCTATTATCTGATTTTTCATTATCCCATATTCCAGTGTCTCGATGGAATCATAGAACGGTTCCCGCAGagcaagaagccattcagcctgaGGTGTCTGTGCTGGACCTATGCATATGTTTATCTGTCTATATATCCCTGGTGTCCAATTTGTCTATCTTCCTACTTGGTCCCTGTGCTCCAACCTTCTTCTGTTCCTCTGGCTCTCTGCCCTCATGCTCCAGTCTCCATATTTTCCTGTATGACTGCCTCCTCATTCAAAGCTTTTCTGTCACCCTTTGTTCCCATGTTCCTGTGCCTCAATGccaccatgttcatatgttcctaTATGCATTGCTGGGTATAACATGATGACATGAAAAAATGTAAGACAAAGTTTAGTGCCTGATGACTCCACCTCCTGATTATTGTTATGTGTTAATAAAGTGCCAGAAACTGTATTTGGCAATTTTAACAAGTGCATCCAGGTACAAGTAGATGCATTCCGTtttatttttgccaaacagtcggAAACAAGGTTAGTCACATCCTACATTAAATAGCTACAGTCATCGAGAAAAGGCCAGTACAGAAAGATTTTTCAACAATGTACAATAATAATTTACATCAGAGAGAGGAGAAAAAAGGAGCATGTGTACATACCTGATTAATCTTCAAAACACATAGAAACACAATGTATTGAAAATCAAAACTGTCCAGCCAAGTTTACATGTTAAGTATATACAATTAATCGTTTTTTTTTGGTGATGAGTTGGTTTCAAAAgcgtctttctttttaaaaaaaaacacaaacgaGTCATGGGTCACTCTCCTTTTTAAGATTTTGTAATCGCCCCTTGCCTGGAAGCCCAGGGCGCGTTGGAGCTGCGTCTCCACCATTTTCTGCAAGGTCAGATTGCGAGGGAACAGGGCACATTCTGAAGATGTGAAGCATCTTATCACGAAGCTTACAAATGCCGAAAACAACGATAATGGCGTTACCGATAGCGTAGAAAAAGGAGTCGTATAAAAAGGAAAACAGGAACAACTCTCCCATAGCATAGAAACATCTGGGAGAGTTGAAAATTGCACACAAAAGCACCAGCATCCTTATAAAGAGGATGAAAAGAAATAGAAGATAAAGACAAATGATCATGGATATTATGCGAGTGTGCCGATCTTGTTTACGATGTATGACACTAGTCACAAGTCTCTGAGAAGGTCTCCTGTGTTTGCAGAGCACAAAGACGATCCAGAAACAGCTGATGGACATCCAGAATGCAGGGAGGATAGCTCCCAGGATAAGATCAATATAAACATCCAAGTCTGCCATCTCTGCATAATTCAGTGTTGAGAGTGAGTTGTTCATTTCCTGGAAATGATATGTTCCATTTTGATAATAGCAACTGGGACCTGTATTCATAAGGTAACAATCCAAAGCTCCGAGGCAACAGCTGAGCGTGAATATTGAGGCGACCAGAGGACCCGTTCTTCTGCTGATGAATTGCACCAGTTTCATTGCGCTGGGCCGATGGACGCTGACAATTTTCAAACAGTAGAAGAAACAGAGGAAACTGCTCATCCAAAAGTTCATTGAATGGGATAATATATGGCAGATGTCAACGATCTTCTGCTGGGCCCCACAGAAAATATACACGGGTTCTATTGCCATCCTGGCCACCACGACAATTATGGCGATTATATTGGCAACAGCAAGGTTGGAAACAATGAGCTGTGTGGGGTTCAGGCCGCCTTTCTTGTGTTGCTGCATCATAGTGATCAGGATGAAGAGGTTGATCATTAATCCAAACACACTGAAGAGCAAGACAACAGAGACCACGATCAACTCATCCATTGTTCCTCCAGTACAACAAGAAAGACACTTGTATCtataagaaagaaaagaaaaaagaagttTCCGGTCCAAGTCTTTCAGAATACTTCATAATGTTCTAGCAGACTCCAACAATGTGCAATGGTGTCTTAAAATGTGTGGAAAATCATGGACGCTACTGGTGTCCTAGACAATGATATGGGCAGGAAAGGCTGCCAGCTGCAAAAAAGGTGTTCTCcgggtttcggagctggagcaGTGGCTGGATTCACTGTGGCGCATCCCCAAGGCGGATTCACATTCAGGCAGGTGGTCACGCCACAGTTTAAGGGCCTGGAAGGAGAGAGGTGATGACTAGGGAGTCCAAGGGAACTAGGCCGGAAGTTATGGAGCCCCTGGGGTCTGTTTTAGAAGCTGGTAAGGGTGCTGGTTCCTCGGAAGAGTGCAGTTTGAGCCAGATCTGTGGCACCATGAGAGGCTTGGCTGTATAGAAGGGAAGGAAGAGCACTAGTGAGAGGAGATTAATTAGTTAGGGGGACAAAAACGTGTTCCCGTCACTGTAGCTATgactccaggatagtatgttgcctccctgctgccagggtcAAGATACTGCAGAGCGGCGACAGGACATTCTTCTGGAGGAGGGTCAACAGCTAGAGGCCATGGTCCACATTGACACCAATGGCTTAGTTTGGAAGGAGGATTGGGTCCTGCAATCAGAATTTAGTGAGCCAGGTAGAAAATTAGCAAACAGGATCTAAAATGTAGTCATCTCCGGACTACTTCCATTGCCACATGAAagtgagtataaaaataggaGGTTGAGGCAGATGACTGGAAAGATGgtccaggagggagggctttagatttctgggacactaaggcagcatggaagcacaggtacttcacagcgccagggccccaggttcgattgccagcttgggtcTGAGACACTGGCATTGACtctgggggagatggtgcaggagggagggtttagattcctgggacactGGCTCCAGCtctgagggagatggtgcaggagggagggtttaaattcctgggacactggcattgactctgggggagatggtgcaggagggaggatttagattcctgggacactggcaccagctctgggggagatggtgcaggagggagggtttagattcctgggacactGGCATTGGCTCCatgggagatggtgcaggaaggaggatttagattcctgggacactggcactggcTCTGGGGGAGATAGTGCCGGAGGGAgggttcagattcctgggacactggCATTGGCTCTctgggagatggtgcaggagggagggttcagattcctgggacactggCATTGGCTCTatgggagatggtgcaggagggagggttcagattcctgggacactggcgccagctctgggggagatggtgcaggagggaggatttagattcctgggacactggcactggcTCTGGAGGAGATAGTGCCGGAGGGAgggttcagattcctgggacactggCATTGGCTCTatgggagatggtgcaggagggagggttcagattcctgggacactggcgccagctctgggggagatggtgcaggaaggagggtttagattcctgggacactggcattgattctgggggagatggtgccggagggagggttcagattcctgggacactggcattgagtctgggggagatggtgcaggaaggagggtttagattcctgggacactggctctggctctgggggagatggtgcaggagggagggtttagattcctgggacactGGCATTGACTCTGGGGGAGATAGTGCCGGAGGGAgggttcaaattcctgggacactGGCATTGGCTCTatgggagatggtgcaggagggagggttcagattcctgggacactggcattggctctgggggagatggtgccggagggagggttcagattcctgggacactggcattgactctgggggagatggtgcaggaaggagggtttagattcctgggacactggcgccagctctgggggagatggtgcaggagggagggtttagattcctgggacactggcactggctctggaggagatggtgcaggagggagggtttagaTTCCTGGGATACTGGCACTCGCTCTGGggcagatggtgcaggagggagggtttagattcctgggacactggcattgattctgggggagatggtgcaggaggaagggtttagattcctgggacactggcattgactctgggggagatggtgcaggggggagggttcagattcctgggacactggcattgactctgggggagatggtgcaggaaggagggtttatattcctgggacactggcactggctctgggggagatggtgcaggagggagggtttagattcctgggacactggcattgactctgggggagatggtgcagttggGAGGGTTTAGATTCCTGGGGCAGTGGCACCGGCTCTGGGGGAGATGATGCTggacgggttgcacctgaacAGAGCTGGAACTGAGTTCCTTGTGGGGTGTATCACCCATGctgccagggggagggggtgctttaACCTAACttggcaggggtgtgggaaccaAGAGGAAAAAACCAGGATGCACAAAATACTGGGAAGGACAAATAGCACTAATGTAAAGAATAGTAAGTTAATCGGTAATGTCTGAGTTGGGAGGGCAGCATGTTGCGCAGCGGATAGCTGGGACTGCGGCGTTGAGGACatgagttcgaatcccagccctgggtcactgtccatgtggagttttcacattctccccatgtctgcgtgggtttcacccccacaacccaggttagatggattggccatcgtaaattgcccctttattggaaaaaaaataattgggtactctaaatttatattttaaaagaagTCTGAGTTGGGGAGAAAGTAATAATGTCTAAATCAGGGTTGCTGTACATTTATGTGAATGCACAAAGTATGGTAAATTAGAATGGGGAGTTGCAGATGCAGATTGCATtgtggaaatatgatgttgtggCGATAACACAGACCTGGCTCAAGAAAGGTCTGGACTGGGTGATAAAATTCCTTGGTACAAGGTGTTCAGAAAAGGTAGGAAAGGAATGAAAGAAGGAGGGTTGGGCGGTATTGGTTAGGGAGAGCATTGtagtgctggagaaagagaatGTGCTAGAGAGTTCAAGAACAGAATCAATTTGactagagctaaggaacaaaaagaGTGCAGTTACATTGCTCgctgtagtctataggccaccgacTAGAGAGGAAACTATAGAGATGCAGACATTATAGAGCAATTATAATAGGGGGCTTTAATTACCCGAATGCAGACTGGGATAGTGGTCATGTATAGATGGGCAAACATTCCTAGATTGTGTCCAGAAAACTTTTTTACAGCAGTTTGTGTCCAGTCCAACGCACTATTAAATCTTGTTCTTGCAAATGAGGTGGACCAAGTATAATAAAGGCCCCATTCAGGATTTTAGTCTCTGCACCTCCACTTCAGATAAAAGCCAAATTGAAATGaattaattaaatgaaaatcagctTTTACCCCAATGTGAGATTTCACCTTGTTGTGCAGCATGAAAAACCTATTCTGCATATTTCAAAACCATAGGGTTGAGCCCAAGGGACCATAGCTGTATACCTTTAACATATATACATTTATTATTATAGATCAAGTGTGAccaaggagggcagcatggtggtgcagtggttagcactgctgcttcacggtgcccaggacccagattcaatcccagccccatgtgcagtttgccctttctccccatgtctgcgtgggcctcacacccacaatccaaaaatctgCAGGcttggttgattggccatgctaaattgccccttaattgagaaaaagtaATTGGATTCACTAAATTTAAAATGTGAGTAGGGAACATTTAGGGGACAGCGATCATTGTATCGTAAGGTTTAGGAAGATTGTAGAAAATAAATTAGGCAATCCAGAGTAAAGGTAATTAATTGGGTAAGAACGATCTTCAATAGGGCAAGAACGGAACTGGAACAAGAGGAAAATCTGTAGCTATATAAACAATGGACTATCTTCAAAAATAAAATGGTCCAGACACAGTCAAGGGGCaggtttctccatcccgccgcaccagaaaGTTTTCTGGTGTGGTGCTCCCCTGCAGACAGCAAGATTCGCTATCCTGCCAGCgggcaatggggttttccattgtgggcagccccatgttgttgggaaatccctgggcatGGATGCGCTGCTGGTGCAACAGAGAATGctgccagtggagaatcct harbors:
- the LOC119952917 gene encoding taste receptor type 2 member 13-like, with the protein product MDELIVVSVVLLFSVFGLMINLFILITMMQQHKKGGLNPTQLIVSNLAVANIIAIIVVVARMAIEPVYIFCGAQQKIVDICHILSHSMNFWMSSFLCFFYCLKIVSVHRPSAMKLVQFISRRTGPLVASIFTLSCCLGALDCYLMNTGPSCYYQNGTYHFQEMNNSLSTLNYAEMADLDVYIDLILGAILPAFWMSISCFWIVFVLCKHRRPSQRLVTSVIHRKQDRHTRIISMIICLYLLFLFILFIRMLVLLCAIFNSPRCFYAMGELFLFSFLYDSFFYAIGNAIIVVFGICKLRDKMLHIFRMCPVPSQSDLAENGGDAAPTRPGLPGKGRLQNLKKESDP